The DNA region GCGCTGTTCGGCGTGCCGGTGGTGGCGGTCATGGCCACGATGGCGACCTTCTACCACGCGATGCTGGAGGACCGGCGGACGCGGAGCGCCAGCAGCCTCGCGTCGGTTAATCCTGGGCACCCGCAGCCGATGGGCGAGCGGCTCTACGACGACGCCGACGACTCGCCCGTGCCGTCATCTGAGGGGCCGTCGCCGCTGGAGACGCCAGCCGCGAACGTGCCGCCGACGGCGCCGGTCGGCCCGAGCGTCCGCCGCCGCCTGCACCCGGACGGCGGCGTCAGCCGGGGGTAGCGCGAGCCGGTCTCTACAGGCTGGGCAGCTCGTCCTGGTCGGGCGGCCCCAGCGTGGAGTCGTCGCCGAGGTTCGCCGAGAGCGGCGTCCCCACCAGGGCCGTCCGGTCTCCGAGCAGCGTCCGCTCCAGGATCTGGTTCTTGACCGAGGCGCCAGGGGCCAGGATCGTGTCCGAGAGCACGGATCGCTCGACACGGCACCCGGACTCGACTGTTACGTATGGCCCGATGACCGATTCGCTGACGACGGCGTCGTCGGCAATGAAGACCGGCGGTACGATGGTCACGCCGTCGCGCGGGGACGCCTGCCCGCCGGACCGATCGAGCAGCCAGCGGTGGGCGTGGAGCGTGTACTCGGGCGTGCCGTTGTCCTCCCACTCGGTGGCCAGGTGCGGGCGGAGATGCTTGCCATCGTCGATCATGAGCTTGATCGCGTCGGCAAGGTAGTACTCGCCGCCCAGGCGCGGCGGCGCGGCCAGTACCCGTTCGATGGCGTCGTACAGGCCGGCGCTCGGCTTGAAGTAGTACATGCCGATGGTCGCCAGCTTGCTGATCGGGTTGGCCGGCTTCTCGATCATGTCGACGATACGGTCGTTCTCGACCACGATGATGCCCATGCGGGACGGATCGGGGATCTCCTTGACGTAGATCAGGCCGTCAGCATCCGTCGAGGCGAGGTGGTCGAACGTCACATCGGCCAGCGTGTCCGAGAACACGATCAGCACCGGCTCGTCAACGTACGGGGCCGTCCGGGCGATGGCGTCGGCCTGTCCGCGCGGGTGATCCTGCACCACGATTCTGAGCGGGCGCTTCGTCGCGCCGCGGGCGTACGCCTCGACGTCGGTCTGGTGAGGACTGATGATCAGGATGATCTCGTCCACGTGGTCGCCGTCGAGCCACTCCAGGAGATGGCCGAGGATCGGGCGGCCGGCGAGCCGGATCATCGGCTTCGCCTTCGAGTGCGTTTGTGGGCGCATACGCTTGCCGAGGCCGGCCAGCGGGATGACCACCTTCATAGTGCTTCAAACCTGTAGGAGTGTTGGGAGGCACGCCCGCGGCCGGGGGAGCGCAGCGGACAGCGGGTGTCCGCCATGCTCTGAGCCAATGTCGCGAACGATCAGGCAGCGGCGGCGTCGAGGGCGGCCGGACGGATGCCATAGTAGCGGTCGTGCTGGATGAGCCGCTCAAGCTGCTCGGCGGGGAGCAGAAGCCACTGGCAGCCGCCGCCAGGGCACCACTCGGCCAGTTGCTCGCGGACCTGTGCCAGGGTGAGCGGTACATTGCTGTTCGCCAGGAACACGCGGAAGACCGCTTCGAGCGTCGGCATGTCTGGCGTGATGTAGTGGCGCTTCTTCGAGCAGCAATCATGAATCACGCGGACCGGGTTCGAGCCGTACCGGGTGCGCCGGATCTCGAAACTGGCGCGTCCCGTCTTCTTGTCGAGGACCGTGAAACGCTCCTCCACCTCTTCGTCAACGCGATCCTGACACGAGTCGCACATGCGCGACTGCACGAAGTCATCGAATGAGTAGTGGTTCTCTTCAAACCAGGTCACGTCAACCGAGTACGGCGTCGTGCTCTCTTCTTGCGTGACCTCTTCCATCACCATCTGTGCTCCACCGAGTTCGAAATGGGGCCGCGCGAACCGGGCGGCAGGCGGGTCCGGCGGGGGGCCGGGCGGCAGGTGGCGCTCGCAGCGGCGGATCGGGACCGAGGCCCAACCGTCGCGCCGCCCGAGCGCCGTCGAGGCTACGCGTACTCGCTCAGCGCCTCTTCCGAGAGCTCGACGTTCGAGTAGACGCGCTGTACATCGTCCAGCTCCTCGAGCCGCTCCATCAGCTTGAGGACGGTAACGGTCTCCTTCGGTTGCAGCTCGAGGGTGGTCTTCGGGATCATCGCCAGCTCAGCATTCGCGATCTGCAGCTTGTCCTGTTCGAGCGCGCTCCGCACGCTGTCCAGGCTGGCCGGCTCGGTGTAGATCTCGATGCCGTCATCGTCCACGCGAAAGTCGTCAGCGCCGGCGTCGATGGCTTTGAGCGCGACCTCGTCCGGATCCTCGCCGTTCGGCTGGAGGCTGATGACGCCACGGTTGTCGAACAGCCAGGCCACGCAGCCGGCCTCTCCGAGACTGCCGCCGCCACTCTTGAAGGCGTTGCGGATCTCCGCCACCGTCCGGTTGCGGTTGTCGGTCATGGCTTCGATGAGGATGGCCGCGCCGTTCGGGCCGTAGCCTTCGTAGAGGATCTCCTGGAGCGCGGCGGCGTCTCCACCGCCAGCGCCGCGCTTGATCGCGCGGTCAATGGTGTCCATCGGCATGTTCGCCTCGCGCGCCCGTTGGACGGCGAGACGGAGACGAGCATTGGCGTCCGGATCGGGGCCGCCGCCGTCGCGTGCTGCGACTGAGATCTCACGCCCGAGCTTGGTGAAGAGCTGGCCGCGCTTGGCGTCGGCGGCGCCCTTCTGGCGCTTGATCTGAGACCACTTAGAATGGCCGGACACGGTGAGTTCCTCCCCCGGGTTTCGCACAACCTGGCATTGGTGCTGCTGCTGCCGAGCAGATGCTGTCTTCGAGTGTGGTAGCAGAAAAGTGTAGCAGGCCGGGCCGGGCCGCAGGCGAACTAGCGTGCGGCGTAGGCGTAGGTCTGCTCCCGGCCGCGCAGCAGCAGTACCAGTGGCAGACCCACCACGAACCCGCCCACGTGCGCCCAGAACGCCACGCCGCTCGTCTGAGCAGACGCTCCCACGGCTGCCAGTCCGGACACCAGCTGCGTGACGAACCAGAAGCCGATCATGATGATGGCCGGGACGCGGGTCATCGTGATGAACGGGCCGATCAAGAGCAGCGTGCGGATGCGGGCGGACGGATAGAGCACCATGTAGCCTGCCAGCACGCCGGCGATGGCGCCGCTCGCGCCGACGCTCGGGACCGTCGAGCCCCAGTTGAAGTAGATGTGGGCGAGGCTCGCGCCGAGGCCGCAGACCAGATAGAACAGCAGATATTTCGCGTGGCCCAGCCGGTCCTCGACGTTGTCCCCGAAGATCCAGAGGAACAGCATGTTCGAGCCGATATGCAGGAACCCGCCGTGCAGGAACATACTCGTCAGCAGTGTCGTGTAGAAGACGCCGAGCGGAGCCGCTGGCGGCACATCCGTGCGAATGGCGAACTCGAGCGGCGTCACACCGGCCGACCGGAACAGCTCGTCGACGCCGCTCGTCAGCGACAGCTCATACAGAAAGACGACGATACTGACTGCGATGAGCGTTAGCGTCACGAGGGGGAACGACCGTCTCGGGGCCGGATCGTCACTAAGTGGGATCACCGCTCGCCTCCAGAGCTATACTACCACCACTTTTCCAGCGGGCCTTCTTGCATGAGTTGGACCGTTTCCCCGGCCAGATCTGTCGAGCGTCCAGGTGGCCTCGCGGGCTGCTGGCGCTTGACGTCTGTACGCGCACCATCTGACGAAGGAGTCACGCATGAAGCCGTATGACGCCGAGCACGTCTTTAACGTCGCGCTCGTCTCCCACGGTGGAGCCGGTAAGACATCGCTCACCGAGGCGATGCTCTTCCGGTCTGGCGCGATAACGCGGCTTGGCAGCGTTGAGGAAGGCAACACCACCTCGGACTTCGATCCCGACGAAGTCAAGCGAGGAATGTCCGTCAGCCTCTCCGTGGCCCCGGCCGAGTGGCAGAACAGCAAGGTGAACCTGCTCGATACGCCGGGGTACGCAGATTTCTTCGGCGAAGTCGTCCAGGCTGCGCGCGTCGCGGATGGCGGCATCGTCGTGATCGACGGCGTCTCTGGCGCACAGGTCGGCACCGAGCAGGTGTGGCGTGCGCTGGACGAGCGCAACCTCCCGCGCCTGGTCGTCATCAACAAGCTCGACCGCGAGAACTCCAACTACGACCGGATCCTGGATCAGCTTCGTGAGCGCTACGGCAAGCAAGTCGTCCCGCTGACCGTGCCCATCGGGCATGAGAACACGTTCCGTGGCGTCATCGATCTGCTCCACCGTACGGCGTACCTGGGTGGCACGAGCGGCGCGGCTGACGTGCCGGACGACGCCCACGAGGTGATGGACACGCACCGTGAGGCGCTGGTCGAGGCGATCTGCGAGCTGGACGACGACCTGATCAACCTCTATCTTGAGGGTGAGGACGTCTCGGCGGACCAGCTGCAGGCGGTGCTGGCCCGTTCGGTCCGGAGCGGCGATCTGATCCCCGTGCTGGCGGCCTCGGCCACGCGCCAGTTGGGGCTGGACTGCATCCTCGACGCCATCGTGAGCCTGCTGCCCTCGGCGGCTGTCGGCGCCCAGGAGGCTGAGTCGGCCGGCGGGCGGCTGGCGGCGTTGGCCTTCAAGACGATCTCGGACCCGTACATCGGACGCCTCACCTATGTGCGCGTCTTCTCGGGGACGCTGGCCGGCGACAGCCACGTCTGGAACGGCGCCAAGGCCCGCGACGAGCGCATCACCCAGTTGATGTTCATTCGCGGCAAGAACCAGGAGCCGACCCAGCGCATCGGCCTGGGCGACATCGGCGTGATCCCGAAGCTGGAGGCCTCGACGGGCGACACGCTGACCGTCCGCGAGAATCCGGTCACGCTGGAGCGGCTGACCTTCCCCGACACGGCCTACGCGGCGTCGATCCACCCGAAGACCCGCAACGACGTGGACAAGCTCAGCACCGCGCTGGGCCGCATCACCGAAGAAGACCCGACGCTGCGGGTCC from Chloroflexota bacterium includes:
- a CDS encoding NTP transferase domain-containing protein; this encodes MKVVIPLAGLGKRMRPQTHSKAKPMIRLAGRPILGHLLEWLDGDHVDEIILIISPHQTDVEAYARGATKRPLRIVVQDHPRGQADAIARTAPYVDEPVLIVFSDTLADVTFDHLASTDADGLIYVKEIPDPSRMGIIVVENDRIVDMIEKPANPISKLATIGMYYFKPSAGLYDAIERVLAAPPRLGGEYYLADAIKLMIDDGKHLRPHLATEWEDNGTPEYTLHAHRWLLDRSGGQASPRDGVTIVPPVFIADDAVVSESVIGPYVTVESGCRVERSVLSDTILAPGASVKNQILERTLLGDRTALVGTPLSANLGDDSTLGPPDQDELPSL
- a CDS encoding YebC/PmpR family DNA-binding transcriptional regulator; translation: MSGHSKWSQIKRQKGAADAKRGQLFTKLGREISVAARDGGGPDPDANARLRLAVQRAREANMPMDTIDRAIKRGAGGGDAAALQEILYEGYGPNGAAILIEAMTDNRNRTVAEIRNAFKSGGGSLGEAGCVAWLFDNRGVISLQPNGEDPDEVALKAIDAGADDFRVDDDGIEIYTEPASLDSVRSALEQDKLQIANAELAMIPKTTLELQPKETVTVLKLMERLEELDDVQRVYSNVELSEEALSEYA
- a CDS encoding rhomboid family intramembrane serine protease translates to MIPLSDDPAPRRSFPLVTLTLIAVSIVVFLYELSLTSGVDELFRSAGVTPLEFAIRTDVPPAAPLGVFYTTLLTSMFLHGGFLHIGSNMLFLWIFGDNVEDRLGHAKYLLFYLVCGLGASLAHIYFNWGSTVPSVGASGAIAGVLAGYMVLYPSARIRTLLLIGPFITMTRVPAIIMIGFWFVTQLVSGLAAVGASAQTSGVAFWAHVGGFVVGLPLVLLLRGREQTYAYAAR
- the fusA gene encoding elongation factor G; amino-acid sequence: MKPYDAEHVFNVALVSHGGAGKTSLTEAMLFRSGAITRLGSVEEGNTTSDFDPDEVKRGMSVSLSVAPAEWQNSKVNLLDTPGYADFFGEVVQAARVADGGIVVIDGVSGAQVGTEQVWRALDERNLPRLVVINKLDRENSNYDRILDQLRERYGKQVVPLTVPIGHENTFRGVIDLLHRTAYLGGTSGAADVPDDAHEVMDTHREALVEAICELDDDLINLYLEGEDVSADQLQAVLARSVRSGDLIPVLAASATRQLGLDCILDAIVSLLPSAAVGAQEAESAGGRLAALAFKTISDPYIGRLTYVRVFSGTLAGDSHVWNGAKARDERITQLMFIRGKNQEPTQRIGLGDIGVIPKLEASTGDTLTVRENPVTLERLTFPDTAYAASIHPKTRNDVDKLSTALGRITEEDPTLRVHRDDSTGETIMSGLGESHIQIAAERLARKYGVNVDIGLPKVAYMETVTSASKAEGRHVRQSGGHGQYGVCNLEIEPTERGAGFEFVDKIVGGVVPKQFIPAIEKGVREAMEHGNLAGCPVVDVRVSLVFGKYHPVDSSEAAFKMAGSIGFKAAFDDARPCLLEPVMQVSVTVPDEFTGDIIGDLNGKRARVQGMNPAGGFTTVEAAVPQAEMLRYATELRSMTQGRGMFTMKFSHYEEVPAHAAQKVIEERKKDVVAARA